From a region of the Bermanella marisrubri genome:
- a CDS encoding general secretion pathway protein GspB, which translates to MSYLLKALEKAQKEREAGTEKQTQFTQQRNSATIPWWLVVCILLVLFVTVLQVFGVFTLVNDESGSEALNVFPVVETVPHHQGLSDAQSTHKESKAGLQIDKIYTLMELDPQQLALLPSLELQSHIYSPRAEMRSVIINDRNYTEGDLLSANVGLKEITPKGIVLTVDEIKVYLDKGITWVAK; encoded by the coding sequence ATGTCATATTTATTAAAGGCTTTGGAAAAAGCGCAGAAAGAGAGAGAGGCTGGCACCGAAAAACAAACTCAATTTACTCAACAACGAAACTCAGCGACCATACCTTGGTGGTTGGTTGTATGCATATTATTGGTTTTGTTTGTAACCGTTTTACAGGTTTTTGGTGTTTTTACTTTGGTTAATGACGAGTCCGGTAGCGAAGCTTTAAATGTGTTCCCTGTTGTTGAGACTGTCCCTCATCACCAAGGGCTATCCGATGCCCAGAGCACACATAAAGAGTCTAAAGCGGGTCTGCAAATAGACAAAATATACACGCTCATGGAGCTTGATCCTCAACAGCTTGCGCTGTTGCCTTCACTAGAACTGCAAAGTCATATTTATTCTCCTCGGGCTGAGATGCGTTCAGTGATTATTAATGATCGGAACTATACAGAGGGCGATTTGTTATCCGCCAACGTAGGTTTGAAAGAGATCACCCCGAAAGGCATTGTTTTAACGGTTGATGAAATTAAAGTGTATCTGGATAAAGGCATTACCTGGGTGGCAAAATAA
- a CDS encoding ExeA family protein, translating into MIYENYFDLSKRPFSIAPNPHFLFAQGQYREAMAALEFAMVHRGGFVLLTGEVGTGKTTLCKHLLQHIPEDTELALILHPQLDRIQLLRLICREFDLQVTDSANELELIEQLTEFLLSVYAKGGYSVLIIDEAQHLDFEVLELIRLLTNLETHEDKLLQIILLGQPELKTRLERHDLRQLNQRFTARYHLKPLSPRQVSEYVDYRIQVAGSRKRLFSGLALRQLAKYSGGVPRLINVIADRSLMGAYAEERQVVSAGIVKRAAKEVLPEATKKPLLNLSISKQIALPFLVILMIAGLFLYGQAPLFNRISMVSWFDIEKPECEECWQGMLPASLIDENDWVKQGGDWQLLVDKPAATALVYTELSWPFAFPKSVVVEPNEYHEAVSWVRQSLIQLQGQASLADDWEVIRPANSAQIRRNFFDPLLEDQVRQFQSDYALRVDGIIGSQTIMALSRATRRTKNTGG; encoded by the coding sequence ATGATTTACGAAAACTACTTCGATTTAAGTAAGCGTCCATTTTCAATTGCGCCGAATCCACATTTTTTATTTGCTCAAGGGCAGTATCGTGAAGCTATGGCGGCGCTGGAATTTGCTATGGTGCATCGAGGTGGATTTGTTTTACTTACTGGCGAGGTTGGTACAGGTAAAACCACGCTATGTAAGCATCTTCTGCAGCATATTCCTGAAGATACTGAGTTGGCGCTAATACTTCACCCTCAGCTAGATAGAATTCAACTTCTTAGATTAATTTGTAGAGAATTTGACTTGCAGGTTACTGATAGTGCAAACGAGTTGGAGTTGATTGAACAGCTAACTGAATTTTTATTAAGTGTATACGCAAAGGGTGGATACAGTGTATTAATTATTGACGAAGCTCAACATCTTGATTTTGAAGTGTTAGAGCTCATTCGGTTACTCACTAATCTTGAAACTCATGAAGACAAGCTTCTGCAAATAATTCTGCTGGGACAGCCTGAGCTAAAAACTCGCTTGGAACGCCACGACCTCCGACAGTTGAATCAAAGGTTTACTGCTAGATATCACCTGAAGCCACTGAGCCCGCGGCAGGTATCTGAATATGTTGACTATCGGATACAAGTAGCTGGAAGTCGCAAGCGTCTGTTTAGTGGTTTGGCGTTGCGCCAGCTGGCTAAGTACAGCGGCGGCGTACCACGTTTGATTAACGTGATCGCGGATCGCAGTTTGATGGGCGCATACGCGGAAGAGCGCCAAGTTGTTTCTGCAGGGATCGTAAAGCGGGCAGCGAAAGAGGTGTTGCCTGAAGCAACGAAAAAGCCCTTATTGAATCTTTCTATCTCTAAACAAATTGCATTACCTTTTTTGGTTATTTTAATGATTGCTGGATTGTTTTTGTACGGGCAAGCACCTCTATTTAATAGAATTTCGATGGTTAGCTGGTTCGATATCGAAAAACCTGAATGTGAGGAGTGCTGGCAGGGAATGCTGCCTGCTTCTTTGATAGATGAAAATGATTGGGTTAAGCAAGGTGGTGATTGGCAGTTGCTTGTCGATAAGCCGGCTGCAACAGCATTGGTCTATACAGAGCTGTCATGGCCATTTGCCTTTCCCAAATCAGTTGTTGTTGAACCAAACGAATATCATGAAGCGGTTAGCTGGGTTAGACAATCGTTAATTCAATTACAAGGTCAGGCTTCCTTGGCTGATGATTGGGAGGTTATACGTCCAGCTAATAGTGCTCAAATAAGAAGGAATTTTTTTGATCCACTACTAGAGGATCAGGTTCGTCAGTTTCAATCTGATTATGCCTTGCGTGTCGATGGTATCATTGGTTCTCAAACCATAATGGCCTTATCTCGAGCGACTCGCCGCACAAAAAACACAGGTGGTTGA
- a CDS encoding LysR family transcriptional regulator gives MDRFDLNLLIYLDVLLRERSVTKAAQKLGITQPAMSNGLKRLRELFGDPLLVRTSDGMSATERAIELQPMVRNILANVDSAVQPTGIFDAQTSGRVFRIMVSDYAEATLVPALVKRLRREAPGIILDFLTPSDVTYKDVEQGKVDMAINRFDELPQSFHQKTLWRDGFSCLYNPDNPDLNDLNLQTYLRANHIWVSKTGMGVGTGVNPSKDKAVQLGWVDEALAAAGYKRNISVFTRHYQMPALLAMNNDLVATLPTRVARMQAQAGDLAIVDVPFDVPPFELKMAWSPLLHQNPPHRWMRALITEESEKIAAEYSC, from the coding sequence ATGGATAGATTTGACCTTAACTTATTGATTTATTTAGATGTTTTGCTCCGTGAAAGGAGTGTTACAAAGGCTGCTCAGAAGCTTGGGATCACCCAGCCAGCAATGAGTAATGGCTTGAAACGGCTAAGGGAGTTGTTCGGCGATCCGCTTTTAGTGCGGACCAGTGATGGCATGAGCGCCACCGAACGAGCTATCGAATTGCAGCCAATGGTGCGTAACATTCTTGCCAATGTTGATAGTGCTGTGCAGCCCACGGGTATCTTTGATGCGCAAACCTCGGGCAGGGTGTTCCGTATAATGGTAAGTGATTATGCAGAAGCAACCTTAGTTCCTGCTTTAGTAAAGCGTCTGCGACGAGAAGCCCCAGGGATTATTCTGGATTTTTTAACACCGTCCGATGTCACATACAAAGACGTAGAGCAAGGCAAGGTTGATATGGCGATCAACCGGTTTGATGAATTACCGCAGTCATTTCATCAAAAGACACTTTGGAGAGATGGTTTTTCCTGTCTTTATAATCCAGACAATCCAGATCTGAACGACCTTAATTTACAAACGTATCTAAGAGCGAATCATATATGGGTGAGTAAAACCGGTATGGGTGTAGGTACAGGGGTTAACCCCAGCAAAGACAAGGCGGTGCAGTTGGGTTGGGTTGATGAGGCATTGGCTGCAGCAGGCTACAAACGCAATATCAGTGTGTTCACACGACACTATCAGATGCCTGCATTGCTCGCCATGAATAATGATTTGGTTGCTACGCTGCCGACACGTGTGGCGCGAATGCAAGCTCAAGCTGGGGATTTGGCTATTGTTGATGTTCCCTTTGATGTGCCACCATTCGAGCTTAAAATGGCTTGGAGCCCGCTGTTGCATCAAAATCCGCCTCATCGTTGGATGCGGGCTCTGATAACTGAAGAATCTGAAAAAATAGCAGCCGAATATAGTTGCTAG
- a CDS encoding isocitrate lyase, translating to MSAYQDDIKQVSSLKEKAGSPWGQINPEYAARMRAQNRFQTGLDIAKYTAAIMRRDMAEFDKDKTKYTQSLGCWHGFVGQQKLISIKKHFGSTERKYLYLSGWMVAALRSQFGPLPDQSMHEKTAVASLVEELYTFLRQADARELGGLFRELDAAREAGDSAKEQEILDKVENYETHVVPIIADIDAGFGNAEATYLMAKQMIEAGACALQIENQVADEKQCGHQDGKVTVPHEDFHAKIRALRYAFLELGVDDGVIVARTDSEGAGLTKEIAVVNEPGDQGDIYNSYLDVEEVAAEDTKEGDVLISRNGKLVRPKRLASGLYQFRQGTGHERCVFDCIEAINAGADLLWIETAVPTVHEIKGMMDEVRKVHPDAKLVYNNSPSFNWTLNFRQQAYDAWVEAGKDVSGYDRDRLMSAEYDDSELAAEADARVKTFQADTSREANVFHHLITLPTYHTTALSVDALAQEYFGEQGMLGYVEGVQRQEIRKGIACVKHQNMAGSDLGDDHKEYYAGDRALKAGGAKNTSNQFNNI from the coding sequence ATGTCTGCTTATCAAGACGACATCAAACAAGTTTCTTCTCTTAAAGAGAAAGCTGGCAGCCCATGGGGTCAAATCAACCCTGAATACGCTGCTCGCATGCGCGCTCAAAACCGCTTCCAAACTGGTTTGGACATCGCTAAGTACACTGCCGCTATCATGCGTCGTGACATGGCTGAGTTCGACAAAGACAAAACCAAGTACACTCAGTCTCTAGGCTGCTGGCATGGTTTTGTAGGTCAGCAAAAACTGATCTCTATCAAAAAGCACTTCGGTTCTACTGAGCGTAAATACCTATACCTATCTGGTTGGATGGTAGCTGCTCTACGTTCTCAGTTCGGTCCTCTACCTGACCAATCTATGCACGAGAAAACAGCTGTAGCCTCTCTTGTTGAAGAACTATACACGTTCCTTCGTCAAGCTGACGCTCGTGAACTAGGCGGTCTTTTCCGTGAGCTAGACGCTGCTCGTGAAGCTGGCGATTCTGCTAAAGAACAGGAAATCCTAGACAAAGTAGAAAACTACGAAACTCACGTAGTACCTATCATTGCTGACATCGATGCTGGTTTCGGTAACGCTGAAGCGACTTACCTAATGGCTAAGCAAATGATCGAAGCGGGTGCATGTGCACTACAAATCGAAAACCAAGTTGCTGACGAGAAGCAATGTGGTCACCAAGACGGTAAAGTAACTGTACCTCACGAAGATTTCCACGCGAAAATCCGCGCTCTACGTTACGCATTCCTTGAGCTAGGCGTTGATGACGGTGTTATCGTTGCTCGTACTGACTCTGAAGGTGCTGGCCTAACTAAAGAAATCGCTGTAGTAAACGAGCCGGGCGACCAAGGTGACATCTACAACTCTTACCTAGACGTTGAAGAAGTTGCTGCAGAAGACACTAAAGAAGGTGACGTTCTAATTAGCCGTAACGGCAAGCTTGTTCGTCCTAAGCGTCTTGCTTCTGGTCTATACCAATTCCGTCAAGGTACTGGCCACGAGCGTTGTGTATTCGACTGTATCGAAGCTATCAATGCTGGTGCTGACCTTCTTTGGATCGAAACTGCAGTTCCAACTGTACACGAGATCAAAGGCATGATGGACGAAGTTCGCAAAGTACACCCAGATGCGAAACTAGTTTACAACAACTCTCCATCTTTCAACTGGACTCTAAACTTCCGTCAACAAGCATACGACGCTTGGGTTGAAGCTGGTAAAGACGTTTCTGGTTACGATCGTGACCGTCTAATGTCTGCTGAGTACGACGATTCTGAACTAGCTGCTGAAGCTGACGCTCGCGTTAAGACCTTCCAAGCAGATACTTCTCGCGAAGCGAACGTATTCCACCACCTAATCACTCTACCGACTTACCACACTACTGCTCTATCTGTAGACGCACTAGCTCAAGAGTACTTCGGTGAGCAAGGCATGCTTGGTTATGTTGAAGGCGTTCAACGTCAAGAGATCCGTAAAGGTATCGCTTGTGTTAAACACCAAAACATGGCTGGTTCTGACCTAGGTGATGATCACAAAGAATACTACGCTGGTGATCGTGCACTTAAAGCTGGCGGTGCGAAAAACACTTCTAACCAGTTCAACAACATCTAA
- a CDS encoding agmatine deiminase family protein — protein MRRRTFLKASAALGVNTLVSRSIAADGLKKPRFRMPEEAMLHAKTWFAFGAQKSIWGGRLLPVVQKNLVDIINRVALYEPVSVLVDPLSKPIATKLLTGDAVLIDCPMDDIWIRDTGPLFVEGIDLEGQFGVDFNFNGWGDKQDHDRDGAIAGKILNQVNVGLAGTFLVIEGGAIEVDGAGTGIFTESCILNNNRNPGLSKLECEKELKRILGLENIIWLPGIAGMDITDGHTDFYARFVEPGVVIAAYDSDPNSFDHDVTKAHLEILNQTVDARGRKLDVRVLETPWDVRTRYLTDDFAAGYVNYYVCNGAVMMPEFGDKKADERAKSILQASYPDRIIEQINIDGIVAGGGGIHCVTQQQPA, from the coding sequence GTGCGACGTCGAACTTTTCTTAAAGCCAGTGCAGCACTTGGAGTGAATACGCTAGTTTCTCGCAGTATTGCTGCTGATGGACTCAAAAAACCTCGATTCCGTATGCCGGAGGAAGCAATGCTCCATGCCAAGACTTGGTTTGCTTTCGGTGCTCAAAAGTCGATTTGGGGTGGTCGATTGCTACCTGTAGTTCAAAAAAATCTTGTAGATATCATTAATCGAGTTGCCTTGTATGAGCCTGTCTCGGTACTGGTTGATCCTCTATCTAAACCGATCGCAACGAAATTGCTTACCGGTGACGCTGTTTTAATTGATTGTCCGATGGATGATATATGGATCAGAGATACGGGGCCTTTATTTGTCGAAGGGATCGATTTGGAGGGGCAGTTTGGTGTTGATTTTAATTTTAATGGTTGGGGTGATAAGCAGGACCATGATAGAGATGGGGCTATAGCGGGGAAAATTCTTAACCAAGTAAATGTGGGTTTGGCTGGTACCTTCCTAGTGATCGAAGGTGGTGCGATAGAAGTTGATGGTGCCGGTACCGGTATATTCACAGAGAGCTGTATTTTGAATAATAATCGCAACCCTGGTCTTTCCAAGCTTGAATGTGAAAAAGAGCTTAAGCGGATTCTGGGTTTGGAAAATATTATCTGGCTGCCAGGTATAGCGGGTATGGATATCACAGATGGTCACACAGACTTTTATGCTCGATTTGTAGAGCCTGGTGTTGTGATTGCTGCATATGATTCGGATCCCAATTCATTCGATCATGATGTGACAAAAGCGCATTTGGAAATTTTAAATCAAACGGTAGATGCTCGCGGACGCAAGTTGGATGTTCGCGTTTTAGAGACGCCTTGGGATGTTCGAACTCGATATTTAACTGATGATTTTGCGGCGGGTTATGTGAATTATTACGTGTGCAATGGCGCAGTCATGATGCCAGAGTTTGGTGATAAAAAAGCCGATGAGCGCGCTAAATCCATTTTGCAGGCGTCGTATCCAGATCGAATCATTGAGCAAATAAATATCGATGGAATAGTAGCAGGTGGTGGCGGAATCCATTGTGTAACTCAGCAGCAACCAGCTTAA